GATTGACAGCATTCCCAAAAGACCCGAGGTCAGGTAGCAGAAAAGTCTGGGAGAAAGTGCTGCCGGCACGCTTCCATGGGACTCCACATGATTGGGCGTAAGGTAAAATGCCAGGATCAGAGAGAAAGCCAACAGAACCAGACCGGCAATACTATCTCGGTTGAGTTTCACCATAAAACGGGACTCCTTTTCTTCAAATTCGGCCGGGGCCCAAAATCCTGCCTCGGCCTTTTATAAGATCAACCGATTACTTTTGATAACTGAGCCCGAGGCTTTCAACCAGTTTTTTCTTTTTGGGGATATCCTTTTTGATATAGGCCTCAAACTGCGGCTTATCCAGATGGTAAGGCAGCATGTCCAGTTTTTTGAGTAAATCTAAAAATTTCGGATCCTTGCTGGCCTTGGTGAATCCCTTGGTTATATAGTCGACGACGTCTGCAGGCAACCCTGCCGGAGCTGCGATTCCAGGCCCTGAAACGACTTCGTAATCATACCCCAGTTCTTTTAGCGTCTTCACCTCGGGAAAGTTGGGTATCCGCTGTCCTCCCAGTACAGCCAGAAGCCTGAGCTGGCCATCCTCCACGTAAGGTTTCCATTCAACGGCCTGGGCACAGGCGGTGACGTGTCCCCCGAGTACGGCTGTGACAGCGTTGATACCACCTTTGTAGGGAATGTGCGTCCATTTAATCCCCTCTACCTGGGCCAGGTACTCCATGGCCAGATACTGGGCCGACCCGGTACCGGCTGTCGAATAGGTGACCTTGCCGGGGTTTTGTTTGGCATAATCGATAAATTCTTCCAGGGTCTGCCACGGACTGTCCGCTGGAACCACTAAACCGTACTGCCATAAAGCAAAAAGCATAATATAGGTGAAATCTTTTTCAGGGTCGTATTTCACTTTGCGGAGGAAGGGGGTGCGGGTTAAGACTCCTGTGGCGACCACACCCAGGGTGTAGCCGTCAGGCTTGGCCTGGGCCAGGAGTTCATGCATCAACACGCCGCCGCCGCCGGGTTTATTGACCACAACAAGGGGTTTGGCAAAATCTTCCTGGGCGATATTCGCGAGCAGGCGGGCCGTAACATCTGTTGTGCCTCCCCCTCCATATGGAATCATTAGATTGATGGGTTTTTCAGGATACCCGGCAAAGGCAAAGCTTCCTAAAGCCAGGAATAGAAGAAACAAACTTCCAGTAAAAATTCTGATAATCTGACTGTTCATCATGACTTTCCTCCCAATTAATTGATAAAAGGTTAAAAATTATCTGGCTTCTTTCACACACACTCCAATTTTCCCCCTTTCTGATGCTGGTTTATTAATCAGGCCGGTATCGTGTTAAACCTATAGCAAGACTGCACTGCAAAATCTTACTGTCAAGAAGGTATCCTGTTTTACAGCAGTCTCTTCTTATCGATGCAGAACTTCAAATCATTAATGACTTTGAGCAAATACCGATCTCTGTCCTTTATGACATCCGCCTTTTCCCGGTCCCTGTAATCGTAGACCCCGATCCCTGTCTTGATGCCCAGATGATTCTTTTTAACCCTTGAAACAATAAAATCGGGTTCTGTATCCTCGGGAGCATCCACAAATTCCTTGTTTTGCAGATTAGCATAGGTGAGATCCAGACCGGTGAAATCATAACGCTGGGTTAAGCCCAGAATCATCATCCGAGGGGCGATACTGGCTTTAACAGCCATGTCCAGATCTTCGGGGGTGATATAGCCGTTATCCAGAAGAAAATAAGTTTCCCTGCCAAGAATCCTCAATAGCCGGTTGATGATAAAGCCGGGTACATAATCCTTGATCAACACGGGTCGTTTGCCTATAGATTCAAGAAAAGACAGGGTTGAATCCACTATATCCTGCCGGGTCTTAGTCCCCTTGACCACCTCCACCAGAGGCAGGATCTGAGGAGGAGCAAACCAGTGAGCAATGATGGTTCGGGGCAGGCGGTCCGGTACCATCAGCTCAAAAATATTCATAGTGGAAGTGTTGCTCCAGATAATGGCATCCGGATCGGCGAATTGATCAATCTGTTCAAAAACAGCGGTTTTGGCCGCTTTGTTTTCGCTGACCACCTCTATAATAATCCGTGCATTTGTGATGGCCTCTTCAGGTGAATTCACCATGCGGATTCTTTTCAGGATTTCATCCTTCTCTTCGGCCTTTGCCTGACCCGCTTCAATCAATAACTCCAGGTTGTTGGTGATGACCTGCCTGGCCAGAGGATAATTGTCTTTATTCAAATCAAAGGCACTTACTTCATAGCCGGCCTGGGACATTACCTGGGCAATACCAGGCCCCATGGTGCCCATTCCAATGATCCCGATTTTTTGAATCTCTTCTGGTTTCAAAATCAATCTCCTTTGACGCGATCACCGTTTAGCCCCAAAAAACGTCTGGCCTCATCAGGTGTAGCCGGTTCCTTCCCCAACTCCCTTGCGATACGAACGATCCTGGCCACCAACTGAGCGTTGCTTTGGGCAAGTTCGCCCTTTCCATAATAGATGTTGTCCTCTAAGCCGACCCGAACGCAGCCGCCCATAAGCATGCTCATTGTCCCCAATCGGGTCTGGGTCTGCCCTACGCCTGTGCAGTTAAAGATGCTGCCCTGGGGCAAATTTTGAACCATTGAAAAAAATGTCTCCGGCGTTCCCGGTTCAGCGCCTTGGTATTTCATCCCCAGCACGATGTTGATATAATAGGGTTTTTTGACCGCTCCCGCCTTTATCAAGCGCCGAACGTCATGAAGCATGGCATGGTTGTAGACTTCCATCTCCGGTTTGATTTTCCTCTTGTCCATTTCACCCAGGTAATAGTCAATTTCGTGGGGCATGTTGGACCAGGGGATACCTTTATAAGGACCTGACACTCTCATGAGGGATCCCATGTTGAGTGAAGCCATTTCCGGTTGAGCCTTAAGGCAGTTGATTCGCTCTTCCTGACTCAGATTTGGTCCGCCGCCGGTGCTGTCCTGGATGATAATGTTGCATTTCTCTCGAATTTTGTTGTGAATATCTTTGAAGATATCTATATCCGATGTATTCTCACCATTAAGGTCTCTTGCGTGGACATGGCAGATGGCTGCACCTTCATTAAAACAGGCGTATCCTGATTCGGCAATTTCAAAGGGTTGTTCCGGCACATTGGGGTTTAACTTTTTATTGGTTATTGCCCCGGTTTGAGCAACAGTGATGATCAATTTGTCCGACGGTATTCCATATTCCATAATTTGAGTTTATCTCCTTTTTAATTTCAATTTAATGAAGCTTTTTCTCTACTGCACGCACCGGTAGAATCCCGAATGATTAATTCGGCGGGGATTCCTGTGTGTCTTTTTGCACAATGACCCGTTTCAATCAACTGGATCAAAGTCTTGGCGGCAGTTTGTCCGACCTCAACCACAGGAGTCTTTATACAAGTCAGTGGTGGTTCAAACGAATCAAGGACATCGGACGACCCTATGGCCACAACTGATATGTCTTCAGGTATATTCAATCCTCGTTTTTTGATCTGTTGCATTACACCGGGGGTGACATTGTCATTTATGCAGATTACACTGGTAGGAGGATCTGAAAAGTCAAGCAGATCTCCCATCAGGCGGAATCCATCTTTTTGGGAAAAATTGCTTTCCAGAAGGTATTTCGGGTCATAAGTTAAGTTATTCTCTTCAAATGCTGCTTTATAAGCCGCGAAACGTTCAATTGAAAACATGGACGTCATTTTGCCTAGAATAAAAGCAATTTTCCGATGACCTAACTTAATTAAATAACTAACTACCCGCTGTACACTTTTAAAAGTATCCGGAGCCACGCTTGGAATAGTGTAACATGAACCGGCCGGATATCCGGGGACAACTACGGATGGAATTTTATTTTCATTCAACTCTTTCATGTAAGAGGCATGTATCCGGTTCCCGATAACGATAATGCCGTCTACCAATTTTCGGTAATAGAGCGAAACGTAACCTTCTTTCTTGTTTATATCCAGCATCAGGTTGTAGTCATGCATCTGGGCGGTTGAACTGATCCCCATTAACATTTTCGGGTAAAAAGGATTTTGAAAAGCAAATTCACTGGTCCGCGGAATGACTACCCCGATGACGCCGATCCGTTTTTGAACCAGTGCCCTAGCGGAAGAATGAGGGAAATAATTGATTTCATCTGCAATGCTAATTATTTTTCCCCGCATTTTTCTGCCGACCCCTTTTTTATTATTAAGGGCACGCGAAACGGTTGAGACTGATACCCCGGCTCTTTGGGCTATTTCGTTTATGGTCGGCAATGGATTCCCCTGTGTTAATCGGCGACCATTCTCGATTACAACGGAAGGGCCGCTTGTTAAACCTCACTATGTATCCCGTTTATTCAGTGAATTGTTAACGCAAACGATTGCGTAATGTCAAATATTTTTTTATATAAATTTATATTTATAACAAAAGGAGGATTTGAGTTTATCGAAAAACTTGTTATAACCATTTGTTATTATATGATAAATTTTGATTAAAAAACGGATTGTGATTTTTGATGCTAAAAATTTTGTTTAAATAATTGCGCAAACGTTTTCTAAAATATAGTTTACCAAGCCATACCAAAGAACTAACTTTTTGGATTTGGTCGGCACAGCTGACAATTTGAGGACAACAATAAAATCAATGTGAGGAAGCTTGGCATCTCCATACCTTTGATATGGCAGCTATCTCTCAGAAGGTCTGCCCATTGGTACCGGAGTTATTGTAGGAGCATGCAGCAGCCATCTTGTAAAAGATCGCATGGAAATTACAAGGGTTAAATGGGCGCTTCAGGGGGGGGCGAAGCGGTATTGCCCCTGCGGGCGCTACGTTCAAGCAGGAATTTTGATGAGTACTGGAAATTTCACGAAACGTGGGAATATAAGAGAAAACATCAGGATCTGTATAAAAAATGGCATTGTCCCTGCCACCACTGCTTCTGAATCACAAGACAATCGCAAAAAATTCAAAATTATCAAGTGATTTTTACGACTTCCTGAATGAGACGAGGGCAAAATAACGAGAAAATTTTTGAAAATGCAAAAGAGCCACACCCGTATCATTTGATGATTGTCGGAAATACAAATTTTTGTATTTCCGACAATCATGTTTTCATCAACCATGTGATCAGGCTGAAAACAGCTGCTATAAGGGTGCTTTCAGCCGAAACAAGCCAGGTCCATTTTTTTTTGTTGGCCGACAAAATGAACCATGCCATGGGTGGATGAAAAAATATCGGTGGGGAAAGTTATATTTCTTCGGGCTCAGCTACTGGGGTCAAATGGATATTCCCTGTCAACCTGGCGTTTCTTCAAAGAGAATATGTGGATGCTGTCAAACAGCTGAATCGCCTGCCCTTCTTTAATGTTTCCCCGGAACTGCCGGAGTTTTGCAAGAATTTTGGAGCGGCCCGTGTCATCGGCCGGGGATTGGTCAAATGGATACTGATAAAGGTCTGCCAGGTTATCAAATTCGACAGGCACTGCAAAGTCTTTGTGTCGGATCAGGTCAAACGGACTGTGGCAGATGGCGTGCGCGGCAGATGTCAGGGCGGCGGTTTCGTCATCGAACAGGTGAAAAAACTGCTGAAATTCACCCTTGGCCGAAGGCTCCAGAATGATCACCCGGCCGCCCGGGGCCAACACCCGGTGGGCTTCCAACAATGCCTGCAGGCTGTTCTGGTGATGCAGCGAAAGGATAAAAATGACCCTGTCAAATGACGAATCCCCAAGGGGCATATTTTCCCCGGAACCGATGAAAAACTGGGCATTACCAGACTGCTGCAGCGCTTTGGCGACAGCTTCCCTGTCCGGGTCGATGGCAATATAGCGCCGGGTGTCGCGGGCCAGCATCATGGACAGCCGGCCCTCCCCACACCCGATCTCCAGGACGGTACAGCCTTCCAGGGCTGCAAGGCTCTGGATCATGGACATCTGCAAATGGTCTTTATCATAAATCATGGGTCGTGTTCCTGTGTCAGACCAGGCCCGTGGAAAAAGCGATCATGAACTGGCCCGCATAATACAGGGGCAGGCCGGCGGATCGGTTGACAAACGCTTTTGTGACAAATCGCTGGCGGGCCACGAAGATGTCGGACACATAAAACAGCAGGGCCCCGCCAAAGACCAGGGCACGGGCTTTGGGATCCAGACCGGGGTTGTTCATGAAAGCGGCAGCACAAATGACCATGGCCGTGATGATGACGATGTAGGCGGTCACGGGAATGCGCATGTCCCCCAGGTGGGGACGCAGCCATAAAAAGACACAGGCACTCAGGCCCAGGCAGATGAGGCCGGCCGTCCATACCAGGGGCCCGGTAACACCCAGGGTCACAAACGCGGCCACATACATGACATGGCCGGCCAGAAACGCGCCCAGGCCGGCGGTAAACACTTTTCGGCTTAAAATAAAAATCAGGCAGACATCGCCGATCAGGCACAGGATCAGGCCGGTCAGGACCAGGGGATAATAAGGGGTTTCCGCATGCGGCTGGATCACTGCCGTGACAATGAACAGCACGGACAGCAGTGGTTTGGTGAGCAGCTCGCCGAATATGGATTCCTGTCTGGACGCATACAGCAGTCCTGCCAGAAGAGGCGCGGCAGCAAAAATGATATAGATCATGACACACCTTTTTTTGTGATTTTATAAGGGTGTTTTAACCATGGGCGGAAAAAAGCGGGTGTTAAAAAAACAGCGGCAGGGAAACATGGGTTTCCCTGCCGGTGAATGAAGTGAAGATGATTCAAAAAAAACAAAGGCGATACCGGACGTCAGCAGTTTTTCCACTCAGCCCGGCGTTTTTCCTCGAAACTGGCGATGCCTTCCAAAGTATCTTCGGTTTTCATCATGGTTTTGAGGAAATAGTTGGACACCAGGTCCACGCCCTGGGAGAAACTGGTGCCTAAATGGCGTTTCACGGCCCGTTTGTTGAGCCGGATGATCAGCGGCGATGCCATGCAGATTTCTTTAATATAGGCTTCCACGGCCTCCTTGAACTCATCGTCGTCCGCCACCTGGCTGACAAATCCCATTTTCCGGGCTGCTTTGGCTTTGTAGGTTTTGCCCGTGGTGAGCACCTCAATGGCCTTGGCCGGGCCCACCAGTTCGGGCAGGCGCAGGGCCGCGTAGGGCGGGAAAAAGCCCAGCTTGATTTCGGGCTGGCCGAATTTGGCGTTTTTGCTGGCAATGATGATGTCGCAGGCAATGGCCAGTTCCATGCCGCCGCCCAGGCAGGCACCATGGACCGCACCGATCACAGGGATGTCGATCATGTTGATCAGCTCGAAAATCCGGTTGAACACGGCCACCATTTCATCCACCTGCTCGGGCTTGTGGTCACCCACTTCCACGCCGGCACAGAAACTGGGGCCTTCACCGTTGATCACCAGGCATTTAAGGGTGTCATCGGCGGCAATGGCTTCGAGTTCCGCGTTCAGGTCATTCATCATGGGGATGTTGAGTACATTGTGTTTGGGCCGGTTCAACGTGATCCGGGCCACCTGGTCGTCTTTTTGAACAGTTAAAAATTCGGATGCTGACATATGGTCCTCCTGTGTCTAATGCAGGTTTTCAAAGGTGCCGGTCCGGCATATGTGAAATATCATATACCGGACCGGTGTGCGTGTCCATATCCCGGTTCAGGATTTGATTATCCCCGGATGATTCTGGGGGTGATCAGATGGTGCTGGGGACAGATGGATTTCGGATTCTGGTAGGCGCATCCGGCAAAGGCCTTGAGATAGTTTCTCAGTTCCTTCATCTTCACCACCTCATCCACCATCCCGTGTTTGGCGCAATAGGCCGGTCTGGAATTGTCGTGGTATTCCTTGGCCAGGGTGTTCATCTTCTCGATGATGGGCTCCAAAGGACGGCCCGCATCTTTTTCCTTGACCAGGCGCCGGGAATAACTGGCCGCCGCCGCGGTTTCCCCGTGCATCACGTAGATCTCCGTGGTGGCAACCCCTAAGGTGAAGGCGTTGTGCCGGTTGGCCGTGGGACCGCCCATGACATAATGGGCTGCGGCCGTGCCTTTGCGCAGGGTGATCAGCATCATGGGGATGTCCGTCTGTTGGATGGAATAGATCAATGACTGACCCAGGCCTAAGAGTTCGGCTTTTTCCGCGATATCTCCCACATCGATGCCCGAGGTGTCCTGGAACCAGATCAAGGGAATCCGGTCTCTGCCGCACAGGGTGACAAACTCGTTCATTTTGATCAGGCCCTGGCGGTAGAGCTTGCCGCCGATGCCAGGATAATCCGCATATTCCGGGTATCCTTCCCCCAGCCAGCCCTGGTTGTTGCCGATGATACCCACCAGGTATCCGTCCATTTTCACCAGGCCTGTGTAGATTTCCGGGCCGTAATCGGGTTTGTATTCCATGTGTTCGCTGCCGTCCACCAGGCGGGACAGCACCTGCCGGAAGTCATAGATCTGCTTCTGGTTGACCGGAATCAGGCGGGCCACATCTTCGGCGGAAAATGCCGGTTCTTTGGGTTCAGCCACCCGGAAGAATTTGGGATTGTAGGCGGGCATGTCTTTCATGTAATCCTTGAGCCCGTCCAGGACCCCTTTTTCCTCTTCATACACATACCGGAAAAATCCGGTGTGATCGTGATGGACCTCCACGGATCCCGGGGGTTTGCTTGTATATTGTTTGGCGGCATTGATCAGCTGTTCCGCGCCTTCCAGATCAAAATGGCCTTTGGGGGACATCCCGCTTAAAATCCCGCCGCCGCCCACGGCGATGTTGCAGTTTTTGTGGGCAAACAAAATGGTGGGGCTGATGCCCTGGTATCCGCCGCCGGCCGGGTTGGTGCCGTAAATGCCGGCCAGAACGGGAATGCCCAGCTGCTCCAGTTCGGCATGGCGGTAGAATGTGGTGCCCGACCCTCGGCGGTTGGCATAGAATTTTTCCTGTTCCGTGAGTTTCACCCCGGAGCAGTTCACCAGCCATACCAGGGGAATGTTCAGGCGTTTGGCCAGATTGGTGGCCCGGAAGATGTTTTCCGGCTGACCCGGCAGCCAGGCCCCGGCCATGACCTTGTTGTCAAACCCGATCACCACGGCCCATTTGCCGGAAATCTTGGCCAGGCCGTCAATGACGTTGGTGGTGCCTTCTTCATTGTCTTCCGGGTTGAAAATAGTGTGCAGCGGATGCCAGGTGCCGGGATCCACCAGGTATTCCAGGCGCTGCCACACGGTCATGCTGCCCCGGGCATTGATTTTTTCAGTGGGCATGCCCGCGTTTTTCACTTTTTCCACTTCCGCGTCAATGCCGGCTTCCACCTCTTCCACCTGCTGGACATTTTTGGCCGAATTTTTCAACTGCCCTTTGTTAAGTTCCTTGCCAAAGGGTTCCATTTTTTCAAAATACTGTCGCATAAAAGACTCCTGAAGAAATTTTATTATTAGGTTTTCACCGGTATCGGCTTGGCACAAAGCTGCATCCACCGGCAAATATACACACTTGACTTTAAAATTCTCATTAAGTATAGAATTGAAAATAACCGAAAGCAACCGGTCTGATGAAAGGCCGGCTGCTGTTTTCCTGACATGACGTCAACAACCTGTTCAATCATGCAAACAAACCAAGCAAAGGAGATCTGAATGAGCACTGAGATTTTAGCCCCCATGCCCGGAACCATCATCGAAGTATCTGTCAAACCCGGTGATGCGGTTGAAGAAGGCCAGGAAATGCTGGTCCTGGAAGCCATGAAAATGGAAAATCCCATTGCGGCCACCATCGACGGCACGGTCAAGGAAGTGACCGTCAATGTGGATGACAAAGTCGCCACCAACCAGGTAATGGTCGTGATTGAATAATTTTTTCCGGCCGTGTATTCACTGAATTCATTGGGATACACGGCCGGACAACCATAAAAAAAATGTTGCGGTTTCATCTGAAACTTTTGTTTAATTTTATTGTAACTGCCTGAAAATAAAAACTCTTCTTCCTTCCAAGCTTGTTTCATATCATAAAACGCTGTTCTATGGTCAATTAAGATAGAAAGAATGACGCGGGTTTGTCAAGCAATTTTTTAATCATAAATTTAATCAACTTTTTTCTTGACAAGGGGGGGTATTTTTTGATTAGCTAACTCGTTATATGAAACGATGTTTTAACCTGTAAAACAAACCAACGGATAAAATCATTCCTGTGACACAGAAAGCAGCGCCGGCAAAACCAACGGAAACCAAAAAACTCAATGCCATTGAAAAAGCGTTGGAAATCATGCTCAAATTCCAGGATATCAAGGCCAGCTGGGGTATCCGGGAATTGTCCGGCGAACTGGGTTTCAGTCCGGCAACGGTCCAGCGGATTCTGACCGTTCTGAAATCCTACGGGTTTGTCCGCCAGGATGCAAGAACCCGGCAGTATTTTGTGGGCAATATCTTTTACCGGTTTCTGGAAAACCTGAACCATTCCAACAACCTGACCGGCATCGGCCGGCCGTTTCTGGAAGAACTGGCAAGGCAGACCCATGAAACCGTTTACCTGAACGTGATTCAGGGAAACCTGCGCATCTGTATCGACTCCATAGAATCCACACGGGTGCTCAAAGCAGGCATGCCCGTGGGCAACCAGTCCCCCCTGTATGCCGGGGCATCGGCCAAATGTCTGCTGGCGTTTTCCTCGGAAGTGTTTCAACAGGAATATTTTGACAGCATTTCCCCGACCCCCATGACGGACAACACCATTGTGGACAAAGACGTGCTGACTGCGGAGCTGAAAAAAATCGTACTCCGGGGTTATGCCGTCAGCCTCGGGGAACGAACGCCGGGCATCGGGTCCGTGAGTGCCCCTGTATTTGATTACCGGGAACGGATTTTGGCCAGCCTGAGTCTGGCCGTTCCGGAAATCCGGACCCGGGACAAAACCCATTTTTTTTATTGTATCAACGTATTGATGGATGCAGCCCGGGCCTTTTCCCGGGCCATGGGCCAGTCCGTCACCCATCATAACCCTATACCCCAACATATGTAAATTTTTAAGGAGACAACATGGATTTTACATTACCCAAAGACCTTCAGATGATCCAGAAAGAGATCAGAAATTTTGCCAAAAAACAGATTGAACCCTATGCGGATGAATGGGATGCCAACCACTACCTGCCCATCGAGGAAGCCATGCGGCCCCTGGGACGGGACTTGGGCTGTTTCGGTACCGTGATTCCGGAAGAATACGGCGGAGAAGGCATGGACAACGGATTTCTGGCTGCCATGATCATCACCGAAGAGCTGGCCCGGGTGTCCTCTTCTTTGCGGGTCCAGGTGAACATGCAGGAACTGGGCTGCGGTTACACCATCTACAAGTACGGCAATGAAGAAGTGCGCAAAAAATATGTGGAAAAACTGTGCACGGCCGAATATATCGGCGGGTTCGGCATCACGGAGCCGGATGCGGGCTCTGATGTCATGGCCATGGCGTCCACGGCCGAAGACAAAGGCGACCACTGGCTGATCAACGGGTCCAAGACCTGGATCTCCAATGCCCATGTGGCCAACTGCCTGCTCTTTTATGCGTACACCGACAAGTCTGCCGGTTCCAAGGGGCTGTCTGCATTTGTGATTGAACCCCAGAACTTTGCCGGCATCAAAACCTCGGCCCTGGAAAAACTGGGATCCCATTCCTCTCCCACGGGGGAACTGTTTTTAGACAACGTCAAGGTGCCCAAGGAAAATCTTTTGGGCAAACCCGGTGACGGCGCCAAGATCGTGTTTTCTTCCCTGAACCAGACCCGGCTGTCTGCCGCGGCCGGCGGCGTGGGTCTGGCCCAGGCCTGCCTGGATCAGGCCACCAAGTACTGCAGCGAAAGAAAACAGTTCGGCAAAAAAATCGGTGAATTCCAGATGAACCAGGACATGATCGCCCAGATGGCTGCGGAAATTGAAGCGGCCCGCCTGGTGGTTTACAAGGCCGCAGTTGCCAAGGACAACGGCCAGCTCAACAACGGTCTGGACGTGGCCATGGCCAAATACCTGGCCGGAGAAGTGGCTACCAAAGCCTCCAATTATGCCATGCGGATCATGGGGGCTTATGGATATTCCACAGAATACCCCGTCGCCCGGTTCTACAGAGACGCACCCACCTATTCCATGGTGGAAGGGTCCGCCAATATCTGCAAATGGATTATCGCCCTGGATCAGTTGGGAGTCCGGAAAGCCAACCGGTAAAGGAGGATCCCATGGACCCGAAAGAGATCGCGAAAAAAACCGGGGAAACGGCCAAGCTGTATTTTTCCACGGTCAAGGACGAGGACAAACCCTATAACCTGTGGCGGTTCTTTGACAAGGATCTGGCCCGCGACATGTCGTTGTATATCACCGGCCAGATGTATGCCAGAGAAAAGATCCCCCACGCCACAAGGCAGCTGATTACGGTGGCGGCTTTAACCGTGCTGTCAAAACCCGAGGAACTGGCGTTGCATATTCACGCGGCATTGAACGTGGGATGCAAAAAAGAAGAGATCGCGGAAGTGATTTTTCAGACCAGTATCTACGGCGGGGTGCCCGTGGCCAATACGGCGCTTTCCACCTTGAAAAAGGTGCTGGAAGAGCGGGGCGAGCTGGAATAACCCCAGACACATACCCGTAAAATCGGCAGCCCGCCCGGCCTGAAAGGCTGAGCGGGCTGCCGTCATTTTATTGAAATATCAGTTATTTTCAATTGGCACGGATGGATTTTTGATCATGGCCGCGGCCGTCACAGCACAGAGAATCAGCGCAATTCCCACGGCATAAAACGCCCAGTCAATACTGAACAGATCCACCAGTGCGCCCACCCCCATGGCCCCGATAAATACCCCTAGGTTCATGGCCATGTTGAACACCCCCATCATGGATCCCTGACCGAATTTTTTTCCTTCTGTGGCGGCCAGCGCCCCCATGGCCGGCCAGGAT
Above is a window of Desulfotignum balticum DSM 7044 DNA encoding:
- a CDS encoding enoyl-CoA hydratase/isomerase family protein — protein: MSASEFLTVQKDDQVARITLNRPKHNVLNIPMMNDLNAELEAIAADDTLKCLVINGEGPSFCAGVEVGDHKPEQVDEMVAVFNRIFELINMIDIPVIGAVHGACLGGGMELAIACDIIIASKNAKFGQPEIKLGFFPPYAALRLPELVGPAKAIEVLTTGKTYKAKAARKMGFVSQVADDDEFKEAVEAYIKEICMASPLIIRLNKRAVKRHLGTSFSQGVDLVSNYFLKTMMKTEDTLEGIASFEEKRRAEWKNC
- a CDS encoding acyl-CoA carboxylase subunit beta — translated: MRQYFEKMEPFGKELNKGQLKNSAKNVQQVEEVEAGIDAEVEKVKNAGMPTEKINARGSMTVWQRLEYLVDPGTWHPLHTIFNPEDNEEGTTNVIDGLAKISGKWAVVIGFDNKVMAGAWLPGQPENIFRATNLAKRLNIPLVWLVNCSGVKLTEQEKFYANRRGSGTTFYRHAELEQLGIPVLAGIYGTNPAGGGYQGISPTILFAHKNCNIAVGGGGILSGMSPKGHFDLEGAEQLINAAKQYTSKPPGSVEVHHDHTGFFRYVYEEEKGVLDGLKDYMKDMPAYNPKFFRVAEPKEPAFSAEDVARLIPVNQKQIYDFRQVLSRLVDGSEHMEYKPDYGPEIYTGLVKMDGYLVGIIGNNQGWLGEGYPEYADYPGIGGKLYRQGLIKMNEFVTLCGRDRIPLIWFQDTSGIDVGDIAEKAELLGLGQSLIYSIQQTDIPMMLITLRKGTAAAHYVMGGPTANRHNAFTLGVATTEIYVMHGETAAAASYSRRLVKEKDAGRPLEPIIEKMNTLAKEYHDNSRPAYCAKHGMVDEVVKMKELRNYLKAFAGCAYQNPKSICPQHHLITPRIIRG
- a CDS encoding 3-hydroxyacyl-CoA dehydrogenase family protein yields the protein MKPEEIQKIGIIGMGTMGPGIAQVMSQAGYEVSAFDLNKDNYPLARQVITNNLELLIEAGQAKAEEKDEILKRIRMVNSPEEAITNARIIIEVVSENKAAKTAVFEQIDQFADPDAIIWSNTSTMNIFELMVPDRLPRTIIAHWFAPPQILPLVEVVKGTKTRQDIVDSTLSFLESIGKRPVLIKDYVPGFIINRLLRILGRETYFLLDNGYITPEDLDMAVKASIAPRMMILGLTQRYDFTGLDLTYANLQNKEFVDAPEDTEPDFIVSRVKKNHLGIKTGIGVYDYRDREKADVIKDRDRYLLKVINDLKFCIDKKRLL
- a CDS encoding biotin/lipoyl-containing protein; amino-acid sequence: MSTEILAPMPGTIIEVSVKPGDAVEEGQEMLVLEAMKMENPIAATIDGTVKEVTVNVDDKVATNQVMVVIE
- a CDS encoding 3-keto-5-aminohexanoate cleavage protein: MEYGIPSDKLIITVAQTGAITNKKLNPNVPEQPFEIAESGYACFNEGAAICHVHARDLNGENTSDIDIFKDIHNKIREKCNIIIQDSTGGGPNLSQEERINCLKAQPEMASLNMGSLMRVSGPYKGIPWSNMPHEIDYYLGEMDKRKIKPEMEVYNHAMLHDVRRLIKAGAVKKPYYINIVLGMKYQGAEPGTPETFFSMVQNLPQGSIFNCTGVGQTQTRLGTMSMLMGGCVRVGLEDNIYYGKGELAQSNAQLVARIVRIARELGKEPATPDEARRFLGLNGDRVKGD
- a CDS encoding substrate-binding domain-containing protein; protein product: MPTINEIAQRAGVSVSTVSRALNNKKGVGRKMRGKIISIADEINYFPHSSARALVQKRIGVIGVVIPRTSEFAFQNPFYPKMLMGISSTAQMHDYNLMLDINKKEGYVSLYYRKLVDGIIVIGNRIHASYMKELNENKIPSVVVPGYPAGSCYTIPSVAPDTFKSVQRVVSYLIKLGHRKIAFILGKMTSMFSIERFAAYKAAFEENNLTYDPKYLLESNFSQKDGFRLMGDLLDFSDPPTSVICINDNVTPGVMQQIKKRGLNIPEDISVVAIGSSDVLDSFEPPLTCIKTPVVEVGQTAAKTLIQLIETGHCAKRHTGIPAELIIRDSTGACSREKASLN
- a CDS encoding tripartite tricarboxylate transporter substrate binding protein, with product MMNSQIIRIFTGSLFLLFLALGSFAFAGYPEKPINLMIPYGGGGTTDVTARLLANIAQEDFAKPLVVVNKPGGGGVLMHELLAQAKPDGYTLGVVATGVLTRTPFLRKVKYDPEKDFTYIMLFALWQYGLVVPADSPWQTLEEFIDYAKQNPGKVTYSTAGTGSAQYLAMEYLAQVEGIKWTHIPYKGGINAVTAVLGGHVTACAQAVEWKPYVEDGQLRLLAVLGGQRIPNFPEVKTLKELGYDYEVVSGPGIAAPAGLPADVVDYITKGFTKASKDPKFLDLLKKLDMLPYHLDKPQFEAYIKKDIPKKKKLVESLGLSYQK
- a CDS encoding lysoplasmalogenase — translated: MIYIIFAAAPLLAGLLYASRQESIFGELLTKPLLSVLFIVTAVIQPHAETPYYPLVLTGLILCLIGDVCLIFILSRKVFTAGLGAFLAGHVMYVAAFVTLGVTGPLVWTAGLICLGLSACVFLWLRPHLGDMRIPVTAYIVIITAMVICAAAFMNNPGLDPKARALVFGGALLFYVSDIFVARQRFVTKAFVNRSAGLPLYYAGQFMIAFSTGLV
- a CDS encoding class I SAM-dependent methyltransferase, yielding MIYDKDHLQMSMIQSLAALEGCTVLEIGCGEGRLSMMLARDTRRYIAIDPDREAVAKALQQSGNAQFFIGSGENMPLGDSSFDRVIFILSLHHQNSLQALLEAHRVLAPGGRVIILEPSAKGEFQQFFHLFDDETAALTSAAHAICHSPFDLIRHKDFAVPVEFDNLADLYQYPFDQSPADDTGRSKILAKLRQFRGNIKEGQAIQLFDSIHIFSLKKRQVDREYPFDPSS